In a single window of the Micromonospora sp. WMMD1155 genome:
- a CDS encoding deoxyribodipyrimidine photo-lyase gives MTASTAIVLLTRDLRVHDHPALATTCAAFDRVVPLYVLDPGLAHLSANRTRFLHQALAELRAELRERGGDLVVRHGDPVAETIRLAGEVGATAVALSADVSHYARRRERRLRADCERHRLHLRLFPGLTVVEPGALQPGGGGDHYRVFSPYHRSWTARQWREELAAPERVALPSGVRVGGLPKPPAGDSPDAAVGGERVARQRLTDWLPDLRRYDDQHDDMAGDDTSRLSPYLRFGCVSPLAVANRAGDRSGPFVRQLCWRDFYYQVTAAFPEISTSAYRRGATEQWRYDDDALAAWAEGRTGMPIVDAGMRQLRTQGWMHNRARLITAGYLTKHLGQDWRSGVGVFFRWLLDGDVANNSGNWQWVAGTGNDTKPYRGFNPVRQAERYDPAGDYVRRWVPELVGVQGKAVHQPWRLPEALRRTLDYPPPLSVPGTDPVWLR, from the coding sequence GTGACCGCGAGCACCGCGATCGTGCTCCTCACCCGCGACCTGCGGGTGCACGACCACCCGGCGCTGGCCACCACCTGCGCGGCGTTCGACCGGGTGGTGCCGCTGTACGTGCTCGATCCGGGGCTGGCTCACCTGTCGGCCAACCGCACCCGGTTCCTGCACCAGGCACTCGCCGAGCTGCGCGCCGAGCTTCGTGAGCGCGGCGGTGACCTGGTGGTGCGGCACGGTGACCCGGTGGCCGAGACGATCCGGCTGGCCGGCGAGGTCGGAGCCACCGCCGTCGCGCTCTCCGCCGACGTCAGCCACTACGCCCGCCGTCGGGAGCGGCGGCTACGCGCCGATTGCGAGCGGCACCGGCTGCACCTGCGACTGTTCCCCGGGCTGACGGTCGTCGAGCCGGGCGCGCTTCAACCCGGTGGCGGAGGCGACCACTACCGGGTGTTCAGCCCGTACCACAGGTCCTGGACCGCCCGGCAGTGGCGCGAGGAGCTGGCCGCGCCGGAACGGGTGGCGCTGCCCAGCGGCGTGCGCGTGGGCGGTCTGCCGAAGCCGCCGGCGGGGGACTCGCCGGACGCGGCGGTCGGCGGTGAGCGGGTCGCCCGGCAGCGGCTCACCGACTGGCTGCCCGACCTGCGCCGGTACGACGACCAGCACGACGACATGGCCGGCGACGACACGTCCCGGCTCAGCCCGTACCTGCGGTTCGGGTGCGTGTCCCCACTGGCGGTGGCCAACCGCGCCGGGGACCGGTCCGGGCCGTTCGTCAGGCAGCTCTGTTGGCGGGACTTCTACTACCAGGTCACCGCCGCGTTCCCGGAGATCTCCACCTCGGCGTACCGGCGGGGCGCCACCGAGCAGTGGCGCTACGACGACGACGCGTTGGCGGCCTGGGCCGAGGGACGCACCGGGATGCCCATCGTCGATGCCGGGATGCGGCAGCTGCGTACGCAGGGCTGGATGCACAACCGGGCCCGCCTGATCACGGCCGGGTACCTGACCAAGCACCTCGGGCAGGACTGGCGGTCCGGGGTGGGCGTCTTCTTCCGGTGGCTGCTCGACGGGGACGTGGCCAACAACTCCGGCAACTGGCAGTGGGTCGCCGGCACCGGCAACGACACCAAGCCGTACCGCGGGTTCAACCCGGTCCGGCAGGCCGAGCGGTACGACCCGGCCGGTGACTACGTACGCCGGTGGGTGCCGGAGCTGGTGGGGGTGCAGGGCAAGGCCGTCCACCAACCGTGGCGACTGCCCGAGGCGCTGCGCCGGACGCTCGACTACCCGCCGCCGCTCTCGGTGCCCGGCACCGACCCCGTCTGGCTGCGCTGA
- a CDS encoding glycoside hydrolase family 13 protein — protein MSTADSSPWWRGAVIYQVYPRSFADGNGDGIGDIAGIRSRLDHLSALGVDAIWFSPWYPSPMADAGYDVSDYRDIDPVFGSLGEVEALIAEAHALGIRTIVDVVPNHCSDAHPWFQAALAGGPGAPERKLFWFRPGRGPNGDQRPTDWVGEFGGETWTRTTNPDGTPGDWYLHLFAPQQPDFNWDHPRVRAEFEDILRFWFDRGVDGIRIDSAGLLVKDGTLPEVEPDQPHPFHDLDGVHDIYRGWRRVADEYPDRALIGEVWLPDRQRFANYLRPDELHAAFNFDFLGCAWDASALRESIDGTLSAHAPVNAPATWVLSNHDVTRHVTRYGRADTRFSFAAKREGIPTDLELGTRRARAAALLSLSLPGAAYVYQGEELGLYEVEDIPYTLRQDPMWERSGRIDPGRDGCRVPLPWGGDEPPFEFSPAGAAAPWLPQPADWKDRTASAQTGDSASMLELYRAAIHARRADPALGDGEMTWLPAPDGVLAFRRGDHFTCVVNLSDSAVPMPAEGELLLASGPLDDGMLPSDTAVWLRTAGSVDGPGRT, from the coding sequence GTGTCCACAGCAGACAGCAGTCCGTGGTGGCGTGGAGCGGTGATCTACCAGGTGTATCCCCGGAGCTTCGCCGACGGCAACGGCGACGGCATCGGCGACATCGCCGGCATCCGGTCCCGGCTGGATCACCTGTCCGCGCTCGGCGTCGACGCGATCTGGTTCAGCCCGTGGTACCCCTCGCCGATGGCGGACGCCGGCTACGACGTGTCCGACTACCGCGACATCGACCCGGTCTTCGGCTCCCTCGGCGAGGTGGAGGCGTTGATCGCCGAGGCGCACGCGCTGGGCATCCGGACCATCGTCGACGTGGTGCCGAACCACTGCTCCGACGCGCACCCCTGGTTCCAGGCGGCGCTGGCCGGTGGGCCGGGCGCGCCGGAGCGGAAGCTGTTCTGGTTCCGGCCCGGTCGGGGCCCGAACGGCGACCAGCGGCCCACCGACTGGGTGGGCGAGTTCGGCGGCGAGACCTGGACCCGCACCACCAACCCGGACGGCACCCCCGGCGACTGGTACCTGCACCTCTTCGCCCCGCAGCAGCCGGACTTCAACTGGGACCACCCGAGGGTGCGGGCGGAGTTCGAGGACATCCTGCGGTTCTGGTTCGACCGGGGGGTGGACGGCATCCGGATCGACTCGGCCGGGTTGCTGGTCAAGGACGGGACGCTGCCCGAGGTCGAGCCGGACCAGCCGCACCCGTTCCACGACCTCGACGGGGTGCACGACATCTACCGGGGCTGGCGGCGGGTCGCCGACGAGTACCCGGACCGCGCGTTGATCGGTGAGGTGTGGCTGCCGGACCGTCAGCGGTTCGCCAACTACCTGCGCCCGGACGAGCTGCACGCCGCGTTCAACTTCGACTTCCTCGGCTGCGCCTGGGACGCCTCCGCGTTGCGCGAGAGCATCGACGGGACGTTGAGCGCGCACGCGCCGGTCAACGCGCCGGCCACCTGGGTGCTCTCCAACCACGACGTCACCCGGCACGTCACCCGTTACGGCCGGGCCGACACCAGGTTCAGCTTCGCGGCCAAGCGCGAGGGCATCCCCACCGACCTGGAGCTGGGCACCCGTCGGGCCCGGGCCGCCGCGCTGCTGTCGCTGTCGCTGCCCGGTGCCGCCTATGTCTACCAGGGCGAGGAGCTGGGCCTCTACGAGGTCGAGGACATCCCGTACACGCTGCGCCAGGACCCGATGTGGGAGCGCTCCGGCCGCATCGACCCGGGCCGGGACGGCTGCCGCGTACCCCTGCCCTGGGGTGGTGACGAGCCACCGTTCGAGTTCAGCCCCGCCGGTGCCGCGGCGCCCTGGCTGCCCCAGCCGGCCGACTGGAAGGACCGGACGGCCAGCGCGCAGACCGGAGACTCGGCCTCGATGCTGGAGCTGTACCGGGCGGCGATCCATGCCCGGCGGGCCGACCCGGCGCTCGGTGACGGGGAGATGACCTGGCTGCCCGCCCCGGACGGGGTGCTCGCCTTCCGTCGCGGCGACCACTTCACCTGCGTCGTCAACCTCTCCGACTCCGCCGTTCCGATGCCCGCCGAGGGGGAGTTGTTGCTGGCCAGTGGCCCGCTCGACGACGGGATGCTGCCGTCGGACACGGCGGTCTGGCTGCGTACCGCCGGATCGGTGGACGGACCCGGCCGGACCTGA
- a CDS encoding LacI family DNA-binding transcriptional regulator has protein sequence MTKRLTEVAKKAGVSEATVSRVLNGRDGVSEATRTAVLTALDVLGYERPTKLRGERARLVGLVLPELQNPIFPALAEVVTGTLAQRGYTPALCARTIGGVSEMDYVEMLLDHQVSGVIFAGGSYALADARHDHYRRLTDRGLPVVLVNAGVDELGFPRVSTDDAVAVEQAYGHLRSLGHERVGMVLGPEGHVPSRRKLDAMTRAAGWGEDDAECVERSSFSMEGARVAATKLVERGVTGIICASDVLALGTIRAARRLGRSVPTDVSVVGFDDSAFMTCTDPPLTTVRQPIETMGQAAVDLLVTQIEGAGVLQDELLFEPELVVRGSTAPAPGR, from the coding sequence GTGACCAAGCGGTTGACTGAAGTTGCGAAGAAGGCGGGCGTCAGCGAGGCCACCGTCAGCCGGGTGCTCAACGGCCGCGACGGCGTCTCCGAGGCGACCCGGACCGCGGTGCTGACCGCGCTTGACGTGCTCGGCTACGAGCGACCCACCAAGCTGCGTGGCGAACGCGCCCGGCTGGTCGGGCTGGTGCTGCCCGAGTTGCAGAACCCGATCTTCCCGGCGTTGGCCGAGGTCGTCACCGGGACGCTCGCCCAGCGCGGCTACACCCCGGCTCTCTGCGCCCGGACCATCGGTGGTGTCTCCGAAATGGACTACGTGGAGATGCTCCTCGACCACCAGGTCTCCGGGGTGATCTTCGCCGGTGGTTCGTACGCGCTCGCGGACGCGCGACACGACCACTACCGTCGGCTGACCGATCGGGGCCTTCCGGTCGTGCTGGTCAACGCGGGTGTGGACGAGCTGGGTTTCCCCCGGGTCTCGACCGACGACGCGGTGGCTGTGGAGCAGGCGTACGGGCACCTGCGTTCACTGGGGCACGAACGCGTCGGGATGGTGCTCGGCCCGGAGGGGCACGTGCCGTCGCGCCGCAAACTGGACGCGATGACCAGGGCCGCCGGTTGGGGCGAGGACGACGCCGAGTGCGTCGAACGCTCCAGCTTCTCGATGGAGGGGGCGCGGGTCGCCGCGACGAAGCTGGTCGAGCGGGGCGTCACCGGGATCATCTGCGCCAGCGACGTGCTGGCGTTGGGCACGATCCGTGCGGCCCGGCGGCTGGGCCGGTCGGTGCCGACCGACGTGTCGGTGGTGGGCTTCGACGACTCCGCGTTCATGACGTGCACCGACCCGCCGTTGACCACCGTGCGGCAGCCGATCGAGACGATGGGCCAGGCCGCCGTGGATCTGCTGGTCACCCAGATCGAGGGTGCCGGCGTGCTCCAGGACGAGCTGCTGTTCGAGCCCGAGTTGGTGGTCCGCGGCTCGACCGCTCCCGCCCCTGGTCGCTAG
- a CDS encoding extracellular solute-binding protein, with translation MSVPQYRKAAAVALVAGLGLSLTACSTKSDDKGATAGGKVTITVDCQPVGAQKELLKNWNDDVAEFQKQNPDIIIKSVSVGEQCNNPPDFTARLAGGTVTDVFYGYMTDLQQVLDSGQAMDISQYANKDTVPTWDSIDPALKEVFTDGGKLYAVPVKNYSMGLIYNKVLFQQAGLDVNNPPKTWADVRAAAKKISALGNGIAGYSEYSAGNTGGWHFTSLLYSQGGQVLTADGKKADFNNPMGKQVLQNLKDMRYGDNSMGARQLLQWGDLLTNAGAGKVGMFIGAPDATQAIVSQFQGKFQDWAMAPLPGQDGAAKGTLGGGEGYFFKKDLTPEQVKAGLKWIAYQKLTPGKGQFDYVRAKPQNYPVGLPQPLLFANGSDAQKQELELRKANANVDTANFAIFEATPVPIKGEPRNAQAIYAVLDAAMSGVLTNPNSNIDALLKTAEDKVNQLLAAES, from the coding sequence ATGTCCGTACCGCAATACCGAAAGGCTGCGGCGGTCGCGCTCGTGGCCGGCCTGGGGCTCAGCCTCACGGCGTGCTCCACGAAGAGTGACGACAAGGGCGCGACCGCCGGCGGCAAGGTCACCATCACCGTCGACTGCCAGCCGGTCGGTGCCCAGAAAGAGCTGCTGAAGAACTGGAACGACGATGTCGCCGAGTTCCAGAAGCAGAACCCGGACATCATCATCAAGAGCGTCAGCGTCGGCGAGCAGTGCAACAACCCGCCGGACTTCACCGCCCGTCTGGCCGGCGGCACCGTGACCGACGTGTTCTACGGGTACATGACCGATCTCCAGCAGGTGCTCGACTCCGGTCAGGCGATGGACATCAGCCAGTACGCCAACAAGGACACCGTTCCGACCTGGGACAGCATCGACCCCGCGCTCAAGGAGGTCTTCACCGACGGCGGCAAGCTCTACGCCGTCCCGGTGAAGAACTACTCGATGGGGCTGATCTACAACAAGGTCCTGTTCCAGCAGGCCGGGCTGGACGTGAACAACCCGCCCAAGACCTGGGCCGACGTCCGGGCCGCCGCCAAGAAGATCTCCGCGCTCGGCAACGGCATCGCCGGCTACTCGGAGTACAGCGCCGGCAACACCGGCGGCTGGCACTTCACCTCCCTGCTCTACTCGCAGGGCGGCCAGGTGCTCACGGCCGACGGCAAGAAGGCCGACTTCAACAACCCCATGGGCAAGCAGGTCCTGCAGAACCTCAAGGACATGCGGTACGGCGACAACAGCATGGGTGCCCGCCAGCTGCTTCAGTGGGGCGACCTGCTGACCAACGCCGGCGCCGGCAAGGTCGGCATGTTCATCGGTGCGCCGGACGCCACCCAGGCCATCGTCAGCCAGTTCCAGGGCAAGTTCCAGGACTGGGCGATGGCTCCGCTGCCCGGCCAGGACGGCGCGGCGAAGGGGACGCTAGGTGGCGGCGAGGGTTACTTCTTCAAGAAGGACCTCACCCCGGAGCAGGTCAAGGCCGGTCTGAAGTGGATCGCGTACCAGAAGCTCACCCCGGGCAAGGGGCAGTTCGACTACGTGCGGGCCAAGCCGCAGAACTACCCGGTGGGTCTGCCCCAGCCGCTGCTGTTCGCCAACGGCAGCGACGCGCAGAAGCAGGAGCTGGAGCTGCGCAAGGCGAACGCGAACGTCGACACCGCCAACTTCGCGATCTTCGAGGCGACCCCGGTGCCGATCAAGGGTGAGCCGCGCAACGCCCAGGCGATCTACGCGGTGCTCGACGCCGCGATGTCCGGTGTGCTGACCAACCCGAACTCGAACATCGACGCGCTGCTCAAGACCGCCGAGGACAAGGTCAACCAGCTCCTCGCCGCGGAGAGCTGA
- a CDS encoding serine hydrolase domain-containing protein, with product MHARFAPVRDCFHDLLTAGRETGAGLVVWYDGRPVVDLVGGHRVGAEPWRPDTLANVYSVGKPVAALCLLMLVDRGQVDLDAPVDAYWPEFHTPATVRQVLSHTAGLPAFPVPRPATAVADWALLTGDLAAADPEWAPGSVAAEHAWTYGHLVGELVRRVDGRSVGRFLAEEIADRWQLDLGFGLADADRRRCAEMRYGDPGWPTRKLGEPGSLRARALGNPAGGLDLAVLNSPLWRAAEMPAVNLHATASGLARLYAGLLAGGTLDGVRLFSPELVTEATRVQYDGPDLLLDRQVRWTLGMQWEPDGSWGMGGIGGSSAWADPERGYAFAYATAHLAEHDRVDELVEVLHSCL from the coding sequence ATGCACGCACGCTTCGCCCCCGTCCGGGACTGCTTCCACGACCTGCTCACGGCCGGTCGGGAGACCGGTGCCGGCCTGGTCGTCTGGTACGACGGGCGACCCGTCGTCGACCTGGTCGGAGGGCACCGGGTCGGTGCCGAGCCATGGCGACCGGACACGCTCGCCAACGTCTACTCGGTCGGCAAGCCGGTGGCCGCACTCTGTCTGCTGATGCTCGTCGACCGGGGGCAGGTCGACCTCGACGCGCCGGTCGACGCCTACTGGCCGGAGTTCCACACGCCGGCCACCGTGCGTCAGGTGTTGTCGCACACCGCCGGGCTTCCGGCCTTCCCGGTGCCCCGGCCGGCCACTGCGGTCGCCGACTGGGCGCTGCTCACCGGCGACCTGGCCGCCGCCGATCCCGAGTGGGCACCGGGATCGGTGGCCGCGGAACACGCCTGGACGTACGGGCACCTGGTGGGCGAGCTGGTCCGGCGGGTCGACGGGCGGTCGGTGGGCCGGTTCCTGGCCGAGGAGATCGCCGACCGGTGGCAGCTCGACCTCGGTTTCGGACTGGCCGACGCCGACCGACGCCGCTGCGCCGAGATGCGCTACGGCGATCCGGGGTGGCCGACTCGCAAGCTCGGCGAGCCGGGGTCGTTGCGGGCGCGCGCGTTGGGCAACCCGGCCGGCGGGCTGGACCTGGCGGTGCTGAACAGTCCGCTGTGGCGAGCTGCCGAGATGCCGGCGGTCAACCTGCACGCCACCGCGTCCGGTCTGGCTCGGCTCTACGCCGGTCTGCTCGCCGGCGGCACCCTGGACGGGGTCCGGCTGTTCAGCCCGGAGCTGGTGACAGAGGCGACCCGGGTCCAGTACGACGGGCCGGACCTGCTGCTGGACCGCCAGGTCCGGTGGACGCTCGGCATGCAGTGGGAACCGGACGGCAGTTGGGGCATGGGCGGCATCGGCGGCAGCAGCGCGTGGGCCGACCCGGAACGGGGCTACGCCTTCGCGTACGCCACCGCGCACCTGGCCGAGCACGACCGGGTGGACGAGCTGGTGGAGGTGCTGCACTCCTGTCTCTGA
- a CDS encoding NAD(P)/FAD-dependent oxidoreductase has protein sequence MADPELVDVVVVGLGVGGEEVAERLAEAGLSVVGVERDLVGGECPYWGCIPSKMMIRAANALAEARRVDGLAGTAQVQPDWAPVAKRIREEATDTWDDTVAAERFAGKGGRLVRGTGRLDGPRRVRVGDQVFEARHGVVLGTGTRPSVPPIDGLADTPYWTNHQAIEAEELPESLLVLGGGAIGLELAQVFARFGVRVTVVEALDRVLAVEEPEASEVAAAALRADGVEIHTGVRAERVEHDGTRFTLRGSGGAAYTADRLLVVTGRKAHLGELGLDTIGLDASQRYLPVDDRLHVTDHVWAVGDLTGEGAFTHIAMYQAGIVIADILARARQATAGADASGTSSVVGGAMGASSALAASGSSGSAGTVPRADYRALPRVTFTDPEVGAVGLTERQARDRGINVQVGFTKLSSSTRGWIHQVGDEGFIKVVADADQGVLIGATSVGPAGGEVLSALVVAVHAAVPLSQLRHMIYAYPTFHRAIGDALRDLS, from the coding sequence GTGGCAGATCCGGAGCTGGTGGACGTGGTCGTGGTTGGGCTCGGGGTTGGCGGCGAGGAGGTGGCCGAGCGGCTCGCCGAAGCCGGCCTGAGCGTCGTCGGCGTCGAACGGGACCTGGTCGGCGGGGAGTGCCCCTACTGGGGCTGCATCCCGAGCAAGATGATGATCAGGGCGGCCAACGCGCTCGCCGAGGCCCGCCGGGTCGACGGGCTCGCCGGGACGGCACAGGTCCAGCCCGACTGGGCGCCGGTGGCGAAGCGGATCCGCGAGGAGGCCACCGACACCTGGGACGACACTGTCGCCGCCGAACGGTTCGCCGGCAAGGGCGGCCGGCTCGTGCGCGGCACCGGCCGTCTCGACGGCCCCCGGCGGGTCCGGGTCGGTGACCAGGTTTTCGAGGCCCGGCACGGAGTCGTGCTGGGCACCGGGACCCGTCCCTCGGTGCCCCCGATCGACGGTCTGGCCGACACGCCGTACTGGACCAATCATCAGGCGATCGAGGCCGAGGAGCTACCGGAGTCGCTGCTGGTGCTCGGCGGCGGCGCTATCGGCCTGGAGTTGGCGCAGGTCTTCGCCCGCTTCGGGGTCCGGGTGACGGTGGTGGAGGCGCTCGACCGGGTGCTGGCCGTCGAGGAACCGGAGGCGTCCGAGGTCGCCGCCGCCGCGCTGCGCGCCGACGGCGTGGAGATCCACACCGGGGTACGCGCCGAACGGGTCGAACACGACGGCACCCGGTTCACACTGCGGGGCAGCGGCGGGGCGGCGTACACCGCCGACCGACTGCTGGTGGTGACCGGGCGGAAGGCCCACCTGGGCGAGCTGGGGTTGGACACGATCGGCCTGGACGCCAGTCAGCGCTACCTGCCGGTCGACGACCGGTTGCACGTCACCGACCACGTCTGGGCGGTCGGCGACCTGACCGGCGAGGGCGCCTTCACCCACATCGCCATGTACCAGGCGGGGATCGTGATCGCCGACATCCTGGCCCGCGCCCGCCAGGCGACGGCCGGGGCCGACGCCAGCGGCACGTCGAGCGTGGTCGGCGGAGCGATGGGCGCGTCCAGCGCACTGGCCGCCAGCGGGTCGAGCGGGTCGGCCGGCACCGTCCCCCGCGCCGACTACCGCGCGCTGCCCCGGGTGACCTTCACCGACCCCGAGGTCGGCGCGGTCGGGCTCACCGAGCGGCAGGCCCGCGACCGTGGCATCAACGTGCAGGTCGGGTTCACCAAGCTCAGCAGCTCGACGCGGGGCTGGATCCACCAGGTCGGCGACGAGGGCTTCATCAAGGTCGTCGCGGACGCCGACCAGGGTGTGCTGATCGGCGCGACGTCGGTCGGCCCGGCCGGTGGCGAGGTCCTGTCCGCGCTGGTGGTGGCGGTGCACGCGGCGGTTCCGCTGAGTCAACTCCGGCACATGATCTACGCGTACCCGACCTTCCATCGGGCCATCGGCGACGCGCTCCGCGACCTGTCCTGA
- a CDS encoding phytoene/squalene synthase family protein, whose product METDLTAAYDRCRELHKRHGRTYYLATRLLPAWKRRHVHALYGFTRYADEIVDRTEDLPQAERAALLDDWASRFVSGLHGAPVDDPLLPAVLHTIAVFDLDRDDFASFLKSMAMDLTVTAYPTYDDLLDYMEGSAAVIGTMMLPILGSSDPAAAREPARQLGFAFQLTNFIRDVAEDLDRGRTYLPDEDLAKFGVTRDELAEAGARGRGTQKTRELIEYEVTRAQAHYAAAAPGITMLAPASQACMRTAYALYGGILDEVAAQGYDVFTRRALVPQRRRMAVAARALLTPTGTPVTIPGPTVRPETR is encoded by the coding sequence GTGGAAACCGATCTCACCGCTGCCTATGACCGGTGCCGTGAGCTGCACAAACGTCACGGCCGCACCTACTATCTCGCCACCCGACTGCTCCCCGCTTGGAAACGACGACATGTGCACGCCCTCTACGGGTTCACGCGGTACGCGGACGAGATCGTGGACCGCACCGAGGACCTTCCCCAGGCCGAGCGCGCCGCCCTCCTGGACGACTGGGCCAGCCGTTTCGTGTCCGGGCTGCACGGCGCGCCAGTCGACGACCCGTTGCTGCCGGCGGTCCTGCACACGATCGCCGTCTTCGATCTCGACCGGGACGACTTCGCGTCGTTTCTGAAGAGCATGGCGATGGACCTGACGGTCACCGCGTACCCGACCTACGACGACCTGCTCGACTACATGGAGGGTTCGGCGGCGGTGATCGGCACGATGATGCTGCCGATCCTGGGCAGCTCCGACCCGGCGGCGGCACGGGAGCCGGCCCGGCAGCTCGGCTTCGCCTTCCAGCTCACCAACTTCATCCGGGACGTCGCCGAGGACCTCGACCGGGGCCGCACCTACCTGCCGGACGAGGACCTGGCGAAGTTCGGCGTCACCCGCGACGAGTTGGCCGAGGCCGGCGCCCGAGGTCGCGGCACGCAGAAGACCCGCGAGTTGATCGAGTACGAGGTGACCCGCGCCCAGGCGCACTACGCCGCCGCCGCTCCGGGAATCACCATGCTGGCGCCCGCCTCGCAGGCCTGCATGCGCACCGCGTACGCCCTGTACGGCGGCATCCTCGACGAGGTGGCCGCGCAGGGCTACGACGTCTTCACCCGCCGGGCCCTGGTGCCGCAGCGGCGACGGATGGCGGTCGCCGCCCGTGCCCTGCTCACCCCGACCGGTACGCCGGTCACCATCCCCGGGCCGACGGTCCGACCGGAGACCCGGTGA
- a CDS encoding carbohydrate ABC transporter permease, whose translation MAQDSGTRTLISHAQLRRGRGRFIYWALLTVVVVGFTLVFLGPLYWMVTGALKSGQEIAQTPPSLFPKDPQPQNYIDAWNNLDLAKLLFNTFYYAAGAVLFQLVFDTAAAYSLSKLRPVFGNVILALMLGTLMIPAMVLIVPQYVTVIDLPILHINLLDSPFAIWLPLVANAFNIFLLKRFFDSIPEELMAAALMDGASSLRTLWSIILPLSRPILGVVSIFAVTAVWKDFLWPKLVMPSPETRTVSVGIYAFAGGTPMNVVIAASVIAAIPTVIIFLIFQRNIMSGLTTGSLKG comes from the coding sequence ATGGCACAGGACTCCGGCACCCGGACCCTCATCTCTCACGCGCAACTCCGCCGTGGGCGCGGCCGGTTCATCTACTGGGCCCTGCTCACCGTCGTCGTCGTGGGCTTCACCCTCGTCTTCCTCGGGCCGCTCTACTGGATGGTCACCGGCGCCCTGAAGTCCGGTCAGGAGATCGCGCAGACCCCGCCCTCGCTGTTCCCGAAGGACCCCCAGCCGCAGAACTACATCGACGCGTGGAACAACCTGGACCTCGCCAAGCTGCTGTTCAACACGTTCTACTACGCGGCCGGGGCGGTGCTGTTCCAGCTCGTCTTCGACACCGCGGCCGCGTACTCGCTGTCGAAACTCCGGCCGGTGTTCGGCAACGTGATCCTCGCCCTGATGCTGGGAACACTGATGATCCCGGCGATGGTGCTCATCGTCCCGCAGTACGTGACGGTGATCGACCTGCCGATCCTGCACATCAACCTGCTCGACTCGCCGTTCGCCATCTGGCTGCCCCTGGTCGCCAACGCGTTCAACATCTTCCTGTTGAAGCGGTTCTTCGACTCGATCCCGGAGGAGTTGATGGCCGCCGCCCTGATGGACGGGGCGTCGTCGCTACGCACGCTGTGGTCGATCATCCTGCCGCTGTCGCGCCCCATCCTCGGCGTCGTCTCGATCTTCGCGGTGACGGCGGTGTGGAAGGACTTCCTCTGGCCGAAGCTGGTCATGCCCTCGCCGGAGACCCGGACGGTGAGCGTCGGCATCTACGCCTTCGCCGGCGGTACGCCGATGAACGTGGTGATCGCCGCCTCGGTCATCGCGGCGATCCCGACCGTCATCATCTTCCTGATCTTCCAGCGGAACATCATGTCCGGTCTGACCACGGGCAGCCTCAAGGGGTAG
- a CDS encoding sugar ABC transporter permease — MAITVVPETPRKPGRPPSPYSAGAQRTSLGRKVRDNLTGHAFLIGAVLCFVVFSWYPMVRGIVMSFQRTRRGETTWVGWDNYSRILADPSFWPAWQNTLYFTLLALVLGYAVPFFVAVLLNEFRHAKGYLRILVYLPVMLPPASALYLFKFYAYDPSEAGLFNAILKALHLPTSQWMQSPEMTMPAMVLASTWMNMGGAVLIYLASLQNIPGELYEAAELDGAGIWKRIRHVTIPQTRLILALLAMIQIVATMQLFIEPLILANGAGAEDSATSVAYLIYQHGFFQNDLNGAAALGVLMLVVLAGFSAAYLRLSAKQD, encoded by the coding sequence TTGGCGATCACCGTCGTTCCGGAGACCCCCAGGAAACCGGGCCGCCCGCCGTCGCCGTACTCGGCCGGGGCGCAGCGCACGAGCCTCGGCCGCAAGGTACGGGACAACCTCACCGGGCACGCGTTCCTGATCGGCGCGGTGCTCTGCTTCGTCGTCTTCTCCTGGTACCCGATGGTCCGCGGCATCGTCATGAGCTTCCAGCGGACCCGGCGCGGTGAGACCACCTGGGTGGGGTGGGACAACTACTCCCGCATCCTCGCCGACCCGAGCTTCTGGCCGGCCTGGCAGAACACGCTCTACTTCACGCTGCTCGCGCTCGTCCTCGGGTACGCGGTGCCGTTCTTCGTGGCGGTCCTGCTCAACGAGTTCCGCCACGCCAAGGGGTACCTGCGGATCCTGGTCTACCTGCCGGTCATGCTGCCGCCGGCGTCGGCGTTGTACCTCTTCAAGTTCTACGCGTACGACCCCAGCGAGGCCGGTCTCTTCAACGCGATCCTGAAGGCGCTGCACCTGCCCACCTCGCAGTGGATGCAGTCGCCCGAGATGACGATGCCGGCCATGGTGCTCGCGTCGACCTGGATGAACATGGGCGGGGCGGTGCTGATCTACCTGGCCTCGTTGCAGAACATCCCGGGGGAGCTGTACGAGGCTGCCGAGCTGGACGGCGCCGGCATCTGGAAGCGCATCCGCCACGTGACGATCCCGCAGACCCGGTTGATCCTCGCGCTCCTGGCGATGATCCAGATCGTCGCCACGATGCAGCTCTTCATCGAGCCCCTGATCCTCGCCAACGGTGCGGGCGCGGAGGACTCCGCGACGTCGGTGGCGTACCTCATCTACCAGCACGGCTTCTTCCAGAACGACCTCAACGGCGCCGCGGCGCTCGGCGTGCTCATGCTCGTGGTGTTGGCCGGCTTCTCGGCCGCCTACCTGCGGCTGAGCGCGAAACAGGACTAG